A stretch of Bombina bombina isolate aBomBom1 chromosome 2, aBomBom1.pri, whole genome shotgun sequence DNA encodes these proteins:
- the CLDN23 gene encoding claudin-23, whose translation MRTPVVMIIGMVFAPCGLVLNLTSTVAPNWRVLSQLTGKPSDAVLNQGIWDICQQNVVSNSLSCGQQDTNNYFSLQVVQIARGLMISSLVVTALGIVVASLGVRCWQDVPHYLLSGLGGLIILISGVLSLIAISWYNNKMYSLFDSEKDLTIQVGYSLVLGYLGSCLEILGGFSLALSLVHCCQKWSENKGTSSAKYYSKKASSIQMANKPSSAYPSTVYNIRDHASHLDHSSTNMGYSIGNDNYRHGNGSRYAHSSPRSYTNPMDVTEGERSRGRPESQLSSLPCDSDLL comes from the coding sequence ATGCGGACTCCGGTAGTAATGATTATTGGCATGGTTTTTGCCCCCTGTGGGCTGGTGCTAAACCTTACATCTACTGTTGCCCCAAACTGGCGTGTGCTTAGTCAGCTTACAGGGAAGCCTTCAGATGCTGTCCTCAATCAGGGTATCTGGGATATTTGCCAACAGAATGTGGTCAGTAACAGTCTCAGCTGTGGACAGCAAGATACTAATAACTACTTCAGCCTCCAAGTGGTGCAGATTGCCAGAGGACTAATGATCTCCTCTCTAGTGGTCACAGCACTGGGCATTGTGGTGGCCTCACTTGGTGTCCGCTGTTGGCAAGATGTGCCCCATTACCTATTGTCTGGTTTAGGGGGGCTGATCATCTTAATTTCTGGGGTGTTAAGCCTCATTGCTATATCCTGGTACAATAACAAGATGTACAGCCTGTTTGATTCTGAGAAGGACTTGACTATCCAAGTGGGGTATTCCTTGGTGCTAGGTTATCTAGGCAGCTGCTTAGAGATCCTTGGAGGATTTTCACTGGCACTCAGTTTGGTCCACTGCTGCCAAAAATGGAGTGAAAATAAAGGAACATCCTCTGCTAAATATTACAGCAAGAAGGCTTCTTCCATACAGATGGCCAACAAACCCTCTTCTGCCTATCCTAGCACTGTCTACAACATTAGGGATCATGCCTCTCATTTGGACCATTCATCTACAAACATGGGTTACAGTATTGGGAATGACAATTACAGACATGGAAATGGTAGTAGATATGCCCATTCTAGCCCAAGATCCTACACAAACCCAATGGATGTGACTGAGGGAGAGAGATCTAGAGGAAGACCTGAAAGCCAACTTAGCTCACTCCCCTGTGACTCAGACCTTCTTTAA